CTCGTAGTTATCGCTAATAATTGAAAAAAGGTTAACTGTTACAGGGATTCCCTTCTCGGCCCATTCTATGGCAGGCTGAATCACTTCTTCTCGAGAAAGCGTTCCGTAGTTTTCAAGAGCGTATAACAGGCCGGCGACTTCACCCGGAACCCCGATGGCCTTTCCTCCGATGACGCTCTCATAGTTTACTGGGCGGTTATTCTCGTCAAGATTGAAGAAAGTAGGGCTTGTAGCGTTCGGTGCAGTTTCTCTGAAATCAATAACTACTGCTTCATCCATATCGGCCAGCTTGATTATCATGAATCCTCCGCCACCGATTCCAGAAGCATTAGGTTCAAGAACACCTATCGCAAATGCCGTGGCTATAGCGGCGTCCACAGCATTTCCTCCCATCTCGAGAATCTTAATGCCTACTTCTGAGGCTTCGGGTTTTGCGGCCGCAACAACTCCATTTCTTCCCTCTGCATCTCTTCCATAGAGGTTAAGAGGGTTCGATGCCAGGACGGCCCCAGCGATTAGTATTGACACAAGAAGAAACATGAATTTTCTCATTTTTCTCTCCTCCTATTCAGACTGTGAGATTGCTCTGACAAATCAGTCTAACATTTCTAGGAAGTGAAACTTATTGGTTTTCAGACTTTCCAGTGGGCGCTTGAGTCGAATTTTCAGTCTTCAAGAACGAAGGAATAGTCTAGTATAATCTTCTTGGTGATCATAATGCGAGAAATTGTCGATTTCATAAGAACCTCCATTCAGATGTGGGGCTATCGAGGGGCTGTGATAGGAATAAGCGGAGGAATAGACTCCGCAGTGGTGGGTAAGCTAGCCGTGGATGCCCTGGGTAAGAAAAATGTATTTGGCCTTCTAATGCCCGAGCGCGACTCTTCGAAGGATACCCTGGAGGATTCTAGGCTCGTAGCTCGTTTCCTGGGAATAGACTTCAAAGTAAAGAACATAAGTTCGGTTCTCCGTTCTGTCGGATGCTACAGCCTCCAACCGCCGGCTCTTCTTATACCTCAGTCGGTTAAAGAAAAGTATGTAAGGGATAAGTGGCAGCAGCTTTCTTCAGACCCATTCCTCGATGACTTGGCCGACAGGGGTAATGAAGAATTCAAAAGGGGACTGGCTTTCTATAGAGCTAAGCACAGAGTCAGGATGGTTTCGTTGTATCTGGAAGCCGAAAAAAGGGGTTACGCTGTGCTTGGCACGACAAACAAGACCGAATGGCTTTGCGGACTCTATGTGAAGTGGGGAGATGATTCAAGCGATATTGAGCCGATTAGACATTTGCTCAAGACTGAGGTAATGGATCTGGCAAAAGACTTAAAAATCCCTGCAAGAATTGTTGAAAAGCCACCGAGTCCAGATCTGATTCCGGGGGTCAATGATGAGACTGCCTTTGGACTTCAACTTAATGAGCTAGATGAAGTGCTTAGGGAAATCGAAGCCGGTAGAATCCCAAACCCTCACGACAGGAAAGTCATGAGGGTTATGGAAATACTCCAGGCAGCTGAACACAGGAAGCTCAGGAATCTTTCAATTATTCAGAAGAAGTGAGAGTTTTAAGTCCGTTACTCCATGAAATGCTTATCAAACTAACTGCGACTCTTTCCAGTTGTTGATCGGCAAATTCCGGAAAGTCAGTGAAATCTTGTTTCTTTGCTTCCCCAGGTCCAACGCTAAGTCCATCGAGTTCCTTTTCGGCAACGTAGAGCTCTTTACCCATCGGATCCAGTAGTCTGAAAGAGATGTGCACTGCCTTAACTGTTCCAAGATCCGAGTTGTTCTTGACTCTTAGGACGACGCCCTTCTTCTTGCTGAAAGTCCCAATTTTTTCTATGCTTGACTGAATAACGACTTCGCGATGGAGGGAGTTCGTTGTTTTTCTGTCTCCTGCAAGGTAAAGGTCCGCACTCTCTGGAATACTGTCTTCCAGATCGAGATCAGATACAGATATTTCTTCTCCAAGCGGTTCTGGGAGCGATTCATTCTTAGTTTCAAAACTCTCCAAAGATTTGTACAGCTGATAAAGATCCCACAAGTTGTCGTTGAAGACTCTGTGTTTTTTCAGTTCTTCAACGATTATTCCGGTGCTGAAGGAATCCAAATCTATCTTCGAGTTTTCCTTGCGAATCTTCACGCCATCCTGGCCAAAGTGGACTCCAGAAAGAACAAACCATTCATCTGGCATCGGAAAGACAAATCTTCCAATGTGCTCTTCCTTCGAAGAGAACTCTATTGTATTAGCAATAATCGGAACGACGTAATCGGTTTCTCTCTTTGCAGGAATCTTCGATGCTTCTCCATCTGGCACCACTCTCATAGTCTTTCCAAGAGTTCTTGACTCGAAGGCCCAAAGTGAAATTGAATCCTCATAAAACTTGTCGTCCACAACTTTTACCCCTTGAAGTTTAACAGAGCTAAGATCGAGTTTGCTTTTGGTTAGAGAAAACTTGGACGATTCCATCTTCACTTCTACTACTGCCATAAGCCGGTCCTTGTATTTCGCAAAGACTGGATCGGAAGGAAAAGTGAACGTTATTCCATCGTGTTTTGATTCTTCGATGAAGACTGATCCTGAATCACTTATAAGAAATGCCGAGTACCCCATTATCTTCATAATCGTTTCCCCCTTTCTTTTTGTTATCTCCGATAACAGCATTATACCTCATTCCGTTGCTGCGGCTTAAGCAAAGTCGACTGGCAGGCAGATTTTGAGTTCTTTTCAAAAGTTAACTGGAGGACCCGGATTGCTCATTGAGACTTATATGCCGGTAGTATGTAGGCTTGAGATAGTTGTTCTGATTTCGCACTCAAAGGGTAATTTCGTTGTCTCTATTGCATGGGTAATCCTAGAGGAATCTGGAGTTTACAAATTGAGAAAGTAGCCCCAGCGGCTCTGAGAATGAGTGATTCTGTCCTTTCTCTACAAAGGAACTTGCTTACAAGTAAACTTTTGGGAGAGTACTTGTTGCTCCGTTCTGAAAATCAGTGGCTGTTCAAAAAAGAAAGGAGAGGATTCCCCTTTCTTGTCTGTTTCGTTTGAGCAATTCTTGACTGATTTATGGAAATCTCTCTTTACGGTTGATTATCCAGTCCAAAGTAGATTCCAAAGCGCGAGTCACTGTACTGAATGCCTATCTTGGGGAAAATGTCTCCTAAACCAATTGTTGAACCGACATTTATGAACAGGTAAAGAGCGGAGTGATCTAGACTGGTGTTTGTTCCGGTTATCACACCACCAATTCCCAACTCTTTCAAGAAGAATAGAGGACTCCATCCCCAGTCTATCCTATACAAGAGTTGAGCCCCGTTCGCATACCAGTAGAAATCATCGTGGAAGCCGACGCCAAGGCCGACAGACGTACCTAGAGTGGGGGAGAATCCAGCATCCACTGCAAGCAGTGGCGTGATCCTTCCATCGGAAAGTTTTATCCCTGGTTCCAGCGAAATCGAGAAGAGATTTCCTCCCAGACTTAAGGGAACGGATGTGGTAATGCCTCCCGACGTGTCAAATCCAATATAAGCGTGTGATCTAAACCTCGTTGAGGGATTGAGTGGCATCTGGAAAAGCTCAGCAGAAAGGCCTGCATTAGCGATGGGGACTTCAGGCAGACCAAGATTAATTCTCAGCATCACATTTACTCCTTCAAACAACTGGCCGGTGTACTCAGCCGTGAAGGAAAGTTTTTCAGTGCCGAATGTGAATGATGGCATTAGCGTCATAGAGTGTTTAGAATCATGAGAAAGGTGTAAGGTCACAAATCCCAGAGACAAGTTTTCGCCATCATAAGATACAAATGGAGCTCTCAAAATGGGATTCAGAAAGTGAAGGAAGGTTTTCTTCAGGTAATCGCCACTTGTATACTCCACAGAAGATGGCTCGAAGTCATCGGGCTCTACTTCTTTAACGCTGTAAGGAGTGCTTTCAAGACCGAATACATAAATCGACATTCCCTTTTCACTTCGGGAGTGTCCGAATCCATACACTTTAGAATCCAAAACCATCGCCTTTTCAAGATTGGCACCTTCGGTTAATCTGAAAAGCTCTCCTGATGATATCTCTACAGCGAAAGCATCCATATATCCTTCTTCATAGGCGGCTGTAAAGACTACCTTCCCTTCGTGATAATCAATACCCCTTCCCTTGAGATAGGGATCGTCCAGAATTACTCTGAATTCTCCTTCTGTGAAAGTAGCGATGGCTCCGTTAATGCCATTCCTTGATAGCAGCATAACCAGGCTTCCATCATCAAGAACCACGATATCTTTTACGAGCCATGGAACTGTTATGAGTTGCATCTCGTCGAAGTATATGGTTGATAGTTCAGTCTTTGAGTCGTACAGTGCTTTGATCAGTCTTCCGTTGTAGATATCAAAGGCAGTGATCATTCCTTTGTCCAGAAGCCTGACAGAAAGAGGGGGCCTGTGTGACCAGATTTCTCTGGACGTCGTATTCCTTTCGGTTACCGAAGTCATCAAGTAGATGTTCCCTTCGTGCCATTTCAGGCTCAGGGCGCCAAAGTCAGAAATCCTCCTTGAAAAGCCGCCATCGACATATTCTTCAATTCCTCTTTCAACGGAGCCATTCCATGAACTTGCTTCACCGAAAACCGAATAGGAGAAAACGACACCGTTCTCGGTCTTCGTCATGTCGTATATCTGACCGTTGGTAACTGTTCTCACTTCCGTTAAGGTGGCATACTTTGTGGCTTCGATTCCGACTTCTTCTTTCCAGTCATTGTATAGCCCGTCCAGGGTTTCACCGAATGCAATTTGTGAGGCGTTGATGGGGCCGAAAACTGGAAGTCTTCCGGAGACTTCACCATGAAACTCCTTGACTGATTCTATGCCGAATCTTCTAACGAGATAGTCATAGAAGCTGGCCATATAGTTATAATAAAGAGCTCCTCCCCGGTAGTCTTCTCGCGATACGGACAACGCGTAGTCCAGAGTTGGGAAGGAGTTTGCTTTCATGTTCTGATAGGTCATTTCCCTTCCCCACATTGGATTGTTCAGTCTTCCCTCGGAGAAGTAATTTGACGATTCGGCGAACAAAGCAACTCCCTCCACAAACGGTGAAAGCTGCTGAGGAGAAAACATTTCCGTTCCTAAGAGCACTCTTGAGATGAAAGCCGGTATACCGGTTGTATAAGTGAGGTGAGCAATATGAGTGAATTCGTGGATAAGAAGCTGTCTGTAAAGATTAGCTACATTCATTCTGGTCGATAGTGTTGTGTCAGCAGGCCACACGAAGACCTGAATTGTCTTATGGTTCTGGGCTTGAGCAAGTCCATTCGTATTTGCTCCAAAATCGGCGAGCACGATGTTTATTCTTCCCGGGTCGTTTCCGACGAGTTCGATTGCCTTTGGCCGTATCGATTCGAAGGTGTTTCCCAAATAAACGGCAACTTTCTCATATCCGTCCGGGTAATAGATATCAGCATTGGGGAATTCAAGTACATTATTGGCAAGCATTGTGATTGCAAGTACAGTCACAATTGCCAAGAGCAACAATATTTTTCTCATTGTAAACCTCCTGCCTCAGACCATCAATGAAGGGGTTACTCCCCGAATCAAAACTATAAACCAAACGTTTCCTTAAGAAAGTGTTTAACCTTTCTTGCATTCAAATCCTTTCTGAAAGTCAGTTTGATCTTGCCTTCATTCCAGACGATTTTGATTACGGTGCTGTCAAAAGAATTTCCTTGAGAAGAATCCGTATTACTGGAAACCTTGAGTTTTCTAAGCGCTTCTTTCGGGATGAATAGATTGCCGGGTGTTTCATTCAAAATCTCTTCTCTTGTCTTCTCGTTGTATCTCTCAAGCAAAGAAGAGCCCGCCGACATCACGGATGCCATCTTCTTGAAGAACCCTTCGTTTCTTTCTTCGGAGGCTTCCTTTGCCTTTTTAACGGCTTCATTTGTTATTGATTTAGTCAACTGCACCAACAAGAGTCCCTCTGGAATTACAACAACATCGTACACCTTACTTCCAAAAAGCCCCGAAGAGCCTCCAGGAAAAAGTGCCAAAACGTTGTCCATTTAGAAAACCTCCAAATGAAAGGTCTGCTTACGGTTCCGTTATATTCTAACATTGTTCGGGTGTCATACCGTAAATTGATGGTCAGTTTGATGCATAATAGTGTCAGGAAGGTACTAAAACTCAGGGAGGTTTCTATGTGGGCATTTCTTGACGGTGATTTTGTGCAGGAGAAAAGCAGAGTTATTCAGCTAGAGAACAGGGGACTGACTTTTGCAGACGGACTCTTTGAGGTTATAAGGACGATCGAAGGAAGAATTCTCTTTTTTGAAGAGCACTTCTCGAGGATGAAAAAGAGTGCCGAGTTTTTCAACATAGGGATACGATTGACTCCGGAAGAAGTAAAGAAAAGTGCACTTGAACTCATAAGAAGAAATTCTATCGAAGATGGGGAGCTTTATGTAGAACTGACGAGAGGGACAGACCCTCACAGAGAACATAGATACCCTCCAAAAGATACATCCAGCACGTTTTTCATGCTTGCTTTGCCTCTGAGAAAAATTGACACGATCAGTTGGAAGGAAGGTGTTAAACTCCTAACCTACCCGGACTTGCGTCATAAACTCTGTGAGCACAAGACAATCAATCTATTGCCGAACGTTCTTGCCAAAAACTTCGCATATGCCAATGGAGGATATGAGGCGCTGATGTATCGAGAAGAAGATGGGATTAAATTCGCGACCGAAGGGGGTAGTTCAAACTACTTTCTTGTGGAGAATGGGATCTTCTTAACGCCAAATGTCGACAATATTCTCCCTGGCATTACCAGGGGAAAGGTGATTGAAATCATAAAAAGACTCGGACACAGGATCATTGAAAAGCGAGTCACCGTCCAGGAGTTTCTAAGCGCGGAAGAGGTTTTCCTTGTGAGCACGGTTTCCCGTGTAATGCCAGTAAAGGCCATCGATGAAGTCACTTT
This DNA window, taken from Mesotoga infera, encodes the following:
- a CDS encoding aminotransferase class IV, with the protein product MWAFLDGDFVQEKSRVIQLENRGLTFADGLFEVIRTIEGRILFFEEHFSRMKKSAEFFNIGIRLTPEEVKKSALELIRRNSIEDGELYVELTRGTDPHREHRYPPKDTSSTFFMLALPLRKIDTISWKEGVKLLTYPDLRHKLCEHKTINLLPNVLAKNFAYANGGYEALMYREEDGIKFATEGGSSNYFLVENGIFLTPNVDNILPGITRGKVIEIIKRLGHRIIEKRVTVQEFLSAEEVFLVSTVSRVMPVKAIDEVTFKVPGRYTGEVMRAYEELFFSVR
- the nadE gene encoding NAD(+) synthase, which translates into the protein MREIVDFIRTSIQMWGYRGAVIGISGGIDSAVVGKLAVDALGKKNVFGLLMPERDSSKDTLEDSRLVARFLGIDFKVKNISSVLRSVGCYSLQPPALLIPQSVKEKYVRDKWQQLSSDPFLDDLADRGNEEFKRGLAFYRAKHRVRMVSLYLEAEKRGYAVLGTTNKTEWLCGLYVKWGDDSSDIEPIRHLLKTEVMDLAKDLKIPARIVEKPPSPDLIPGVNDETAFGLQLNELDEVLREIEAGRIPNPHDRKVMRVMEILQAAEHRKLRNLSIIQKK